One part of the Mariniblastus fucicola genome encodes these proteins:
- the pyrF gene encoding orotidine-5'-phosphate decarboxylase: MKNSPEHFGDRLTAAIKNKKTPLVVGLDPRWDNLPDDIKSIGNQAEAFEVFCKAIIDVVADKVPAVKPQSAFFEQLGPAGVVALGRVTEYAREKGLLTIMDAKRGDIGSTATAYAKAYLDRSENGPWQCDSLTVNPYLGDDSLTPFCDVAMENGAGIFVLAKTSNPGSKTFQEKTIGADGGKLFELVADHLQMLAARNIGDSGFGFVGAVVGATWPEELVALRKRMPNVIFLIPGFGAQGGSAADIAGGLNEHGLGGVINSSRGIIFAYERPEFEAIVNWQDAVSLAADMAIGQIAADSNAGKLRL; this comes from the coding sequence ATGAAAAACTCTCCTGAACATTTTGGCGATCGGCTAACCGCCGCGATCAAGAACAAGAAAACTCCATTGGTCGTTGGTCTCGATCCGCGCTGGGACAACTTGCCAGACGACATCAAGTCGATCGGAAACCAAGCCGAAGCCTTCGAGGTTTTTTGCAAGGCGATCATTGATGTGGTGGCCGACAAAGTCCCGGCAGTAAAGCCCCAATCGGCTTTCTTTGAACAGCTGGGACCTGCAGGAGTTGTCGCCCTCGGTCGCGTTACCGAGTACGCTCGCGAAAAAGGATTGCTGACGATCATGGATGCCAAACGCGGCGACATCGGCTCGACAGCAACGGCGTACGCAAAAGCCTATTTGGACCGAAGTGAAAATGGTCCCTGGCAATGCGACTCGTTGACCGTGAACCCGTATCTTGGTGACGACAGCCTGACTCCGTTTTGCGATGTCGCGATGGAAAATGGTGCTGGAATTTTTGTCCTGGCGAAAACTTCCAATCCCGGCAGCAAAACATTTCAGGAGAAAACCATCGGAGCCGACGGCGGCAAGCTTTTCGAACTGGTTGCCGACCATTTGCAAATGCTGGCCGCAAGAAACATTGGCGATTCAGGATTTGGGTTTGTCGGGGCTGTTGTCGGAGCGACCTGGCCAGAGGAACTGGTTGCGTTGAGGAAACGAATGCCGAACGTGATCTTTCTGATTCCCGGATTCGGTGCGCAGGGTGGTTCGGCGGCGGATATCGCTGGCGGTTTGAATGAGCATGGTTTGGGCGGCGTGATCAACAGCTCGAGGGGGATCATTTTTGCCTACGAGCGACCTGAATTCGAAGCCATCGTGAACTGGCAAGACGCTGTTTCGTTGGCGGCGGACATGGCGATCGGCCAGATTGCGGCGGATTCGAATGCCGGCAAGCTGCGACTATAG
- the rplM gene encoding 50S ribosomal protein L13, which translates to MPGTKSYNAQTDASLKQEWWIVDGENETVGRIAADIATVLMGKHKPTYTANEDVGDFVVITNCEKLVHSGNKRDKRRYTWYTGYTGLRSETIGNRMQRKPEQVIRDAVRRMLPKNKIGRKMLAKFKIYSGSEHPHEAQSPKPFDQWRRSSSK; encoded by the coding sequence GTGCCTGGCACAAAATCATATAACGCACAAACTGACGCATCACTCAAACAGGAGTGGTGGATCGTCGACGGTGAAAACGAAACCGTTGGTCGAATCGCGGCTGATATCGCAACCGTCCTGATGGGCAAGCACAAGCCGACTTACACCGCGAATGAAGACGTGGGCGATTTCGTTGTCATTACAAACTGCGAAAAACTGGTTCACTCAGGTAACAAGCGTGACAAGCGCCGTTACACCTGGTACACCGGCTATACAGGTTTGCGCAGCGAAACGATCGGTAACCGTATGCAACGAAAGCCTGAACAGGTGATTCGCGATGCAGTGCGACGCATGTTGCCAAAGAACAAGATTGGCCGCAAAATGTTGGCCAAGTTCAAGATCTACTCGGGATCTGAGCATCCGCACGAGGCTCAATCACCAAAGCCGTTTGATCAGTGGCGTCGTTCGAGCAGCAAATAA
- the rpsI gene encoding 30S ribosomal protein S9, translated as MAKTDQKTGEALGTGRRKSSVARVRVKEGSGKITVNGKAFDAFFVNEQDRRAVLDTFDAVGAREKLDTRIVVSGGGVTGQSGACRMGLARALVNMDTEYFAALRDGGFLTRDSRMKERKKPGLHGARRGTQFSKR; from the coding sequence ATGGCAAAGACAGACCAAAAAACAGGCGAAGCACTCGGCACGGGCCGACGCAAATCTTCGGTAGCTCGCGTTCGCGTGAAAGAAGGATCCGGCAAGATCACCGTAAACGGCAAAGCCTTCGATGCTTTCTTCGTTAACGAGCAAGATCGCCGCGCGGTTCTCGATACGTTTGACGCTGTTGGTGCTCGTGAAAAGCTTGACACACGAATCGTCGTTAGCGGCGGCGGTGTTACAGGTCAATCTGGCGCTTGCCGTATGGGACTTGCTCGTGCCTTGGTCAACATGGACACCGAATACTTTGCTGCACTTCGTGACGGCGGATTCCTGACGCGTGACTCGCGCATGAAAGAACGTAAGAAACCTGGTCTTCACGGTGCCCGCCGCGGAACACAGTTCTCGAAACGTTAA
- a CDS encoding sialate O-acetylesterase, which translates to MKTLLSLFGMLLLFCNPGVLDAQDAAEKKPLKVFILVGQSNMQGHARIHTLEHVGIREETKSIFEMLANADGTPKVIEDVWINSLSSDTVRKGKLTAGYGADENKIGPELAFGAAMQPLVGEPILIIKTAWGGKSLHTDFRPPSAGEFVFSDQQIERFRNQKKDIDSIRKQKKQDTGKHYRLMLEHVDAVLNDISTTYPDYDTEAGFQLSGMVWFQGWNDMVDSGVYPQRDQRNGFAQYSNLLAHFIRDVRRDLKSPELPFVIGVMGVGGPTAEYPEEQKRYQKVHQNFRDAMSAPAAMPEFKGNVKAVLTENSWDSKLASLRTRQASVDAKLRKARKESKLEGEALTALREKLFEEEFSPEERDELQKGVSNLEYHYLGSATILTQIGKGFAEAMHQLEPTTAAR; encoded by the coding sequence ATGAAGACTTTGCTTTCGCTGTTTGGCATGTTGCTTCTATTTTGCAATCCAGGCGTCTTGGATGCGCAAGACGCCGCCGAGAAAAAGCCGCTCAAGGTCTTCATTCTGGTCGGCCAATCGAACATGCAAGGCCATGCTCGAATTCATACGCTTGAGCACGTCGGCATACGAGAGGAAACGAAATCCATTTTCGAAATGCTGGCGAATGCTGATGGTACGCCAAAGGTAATCGAAGATGTCTGGATCAATTCGCTTTCGTCCGACACCGTCAGGAAAGGGAAGCTGACGGCTGGTTATGGAGCCGACGAAAACAAGATCGGTCCGGAACTTGCGTTTGGCGCCGCGATGCAGCCACTAGTCGGCGAGCCGATCCTGATCATCAAAACGGCTTGGGGCGGGAAGAGCTTGCACACGGATTTTCGCCCTCCCAGTGCCGGCGAATTCGTTTTTTCAGACCAGCAGATCGAGCGATTCCGCAATCAGAAAAAAGACATTGACTCCATTCGCAAACAAAAAAAGCAGGACACGGGGAAGCACTATCGTCTGATGCTCGAGCACGTAGACGCAGTCCTGAACGACATATCGACGACTTACCCTGACTACGACACGGAAGCTGGATTTCAGCTGTCCGGCATGGTTTGGTTTCAGGGCTGGAACGACATGGTCGATTCCGGCGTCTACCCGCAACGCGATCAACGAAACGGTTTCGCTCAATACAGCAATCTTCTGGCGCACTTTATTCGCGACGTTCGCCGAGATCTGAAGTCTCCCGAGCTGCCATTTGTGATTGGAGTCATGGGCGTCGGTGGTCCGACCGCAGAATATCCAGAAGAACAAAAGCGTTATCAGAAAGTACATCAGAATTTTCGCGACGCGATGTCAGCTCCGGCGGCGATGCCTGAGTTCAAAGGAAATGTGAAAGCAGTTCTGACAGAGAATTCCTGGGATTCGAAACTGGCATCACTCCGCACCCGCCAGGCAAGCGTTGATGCAAAACTGCGCAAGGCCCGTAAAGAAAGCAAACTGGAAGGTGAAGCTTTGACAGCATTGCGCGAGAAACTTTTTGAAGAAGAGTTTTCGCCTGAGGAGCGCGACGAGTTGCAAAAAGGCGTTTCCAATCTTGAGTATCACTACCTCGGTTCCGCCACGATATTGACGCAGATCGGCAAAGGTTTTGCGGAAGCGATGCACCAGCTCGAACCAACGACTGCAGCCCGATAG
- a CDS encoding BamA/OMP85 family outer membrane protein translates to MTGVLLQTRHTKTASAQKLRHLPFQVMTVVLLLTAIFLSGCQSFGNQFQTSMPIPDPVLDTSQLDNVRYQSPQAPGGGQAGTPGMLNKQSHRLTLDGPIVSIDENADQSQLIAEVNFRGNSKLASHQLRRNISTRPGRYYDPDKLQQDVQQLWKMPEIARVNGPYIEQTDNGIVVTFDIEERNAIADITFIGNRGIDDRTLRKESGLGEIGHLDVHRIRMAKSRIEELYRERGFPRTQVEIKEGNESNDSQIVFLIHEDQQQRIWKVEFEGNSVAPDGRLKSLIKAKPGILKVFGGLAQKKQIDQDIVRLESYYKSLGYFSVQIGRDISESNDGRWLTVRFIINEGPRYKVREVRFVGNERYDSEDLEKLLKLKPGAEGQPEFNSARMSEDVGALRDLYGANGFVYANVEAEPRFLEEPGYLDMVYRISEGEQYRVGQINVNYNGGNGITRREVILNRLSLRPGDLIDARKLRTDEIRLGSARIFATGQEAGGSPPRIVVRPPERGSEFNRIAKKLGGVSSQQNSDQTDRY, encoded by the coding sequence ATGACCGGAGTACTTCTCCAAACTCGACACACGAAAACCGCGTCCGCGCAAAAACTACGCCATCTGCCTTTCCAGGTGATGACCGTAGTCCTGTTGCTGACTGCGATCTTTCTTTCTGGCTGCCAAAGCTTTGGGAACCAGTTTCAAACTTCGATGCCGATCCCGGATCCGGTTCTGGACACATCGCAGTTGGACAACGTTCGCTACCAGAGTCCACAGGCTCCGGGTGGCGGTCAGGCTGGAACGCCGGGAATGCTCAATAAGCAATCTCACCGGCTCACGCTCGACGGACCGATCGTTTCGATCGACGAAAACGCTGACCAATCGCAGCTGATCGCAGAGGTCAACTTTCGCGGCAACTCCAAACTTGCATCACATCAGCTACGCCGAAATATCTCCACGCGTCCAGGCCGCTACTACGACCCTGACAAGCTTCAGCAGGACGTCCAGCAACTATGGAAAATGCCGGAAATCGCCCGCGTCAACGGTCCGTATATTGAGCAGACCGACAACGGTATCGTCGTCACATTTGACATTGAGGAACGAAATGCGATCGCCGACATTACGTTTATCGGAAACCGCGGCATCGACGATCGAACGCTTCGAAAAGAATCCGGACTTGGCGAAATCGGCCACCTCGACGTTCACCGAATCCGAATGGCCAAATCCCGCATTGAAGAACTGTATCGCGAACGAGGATTCCCTCGCACGCAAGTTGAAATCAAGGAAGGCAACGAGTCCAATGATTCTCAGATCGTATTCCTGATCCACGAAGATCAGCAGCAGCGAATTTGGAAAGTCGAATTTGAAGGCAACTCGGTCGCTCCGGACGGACGCCTGAAAAGTCTGATCAAGGCCAAGCCTGGCATTCTCAAAGTCTTCGGCGGACTGGCTCAAAAGAAACAGATCGACCAGGACATCGTACGCCTCGAGTCGTACTACAAGAGTCTTGGCTATTTTAGTGTTCAAATCGGTCGTGACATCAGCGAGAGCAACGATGGTCGCTGGTTGACGGTTCGATTCATTATCAATGAAGGTCCACGCTACAAAGTTCGCGAAGTCCGATTTGTGGGCAACGAACGATACGATTCGGAAGACCTTGAAAAACTGCTCAAACTCAAGCCCGGCGCAGAGGGACAACCAGAGTTCAATTCGGCTCGCATGTCAGAGGACGTTGGCGCACTTCGGGATCTCTATGGCGCCAATGGGTTTGTCTATGCGAACGTCGAGGCTGAGCCGCGTTTCCTGGAAGAACCTGGCTATCTGGACATGGTGTACCGGATTTCTGAAGGCGAGCAGTATCGCGTCGGCCAAATCAATGTGAACTACAACGGAGGAAACGGGATTACTCGACGTGAAGTGATCCTGAATCGACTGTCTCTTCGTCCTGGCGATTTGATCGATGCCAGGAAGCTTCGTACCGATGAAATCAGGCTTGGTTCGGCTCGAATTTTCGCGACCGGTCAGGAAGCCGGCGGTAGTCCTCCCCGAATTGTGGTCCGGCCACCGGAACGGGGAAGCGAGTTTAATCGCATCGCGAAAAAGCTTGGAGGAGTGAGTTCTCAGCAAAACAGCGATCAAACAGATCGCTACTAG